A window of Corallococcus macrosporus DSM 14697 contains these coding sequences:
- a CDS encoding TonB-dependent receptor domain-containing protein, producing MRVAFSTRTSARSVVLSRTAPLRAFLAALVMTATPVFAQAPGVPGSAPAPAVDPVTQPLPEPEESQPPSTQQTPAATDPSTQQPAAPTAQQPGVAPAPTAQQPGVAPAPTAQQPGVAPAPTAQQPGTETAPTAQQPGTETAPTAQQPGTETAPTAQQPGATPAPTAAQPGTEADPTAQQPAAPADASMEDMGDEAMLAESAVPPPGFTGIHGRVTDEANGEGLIEATVKVVTGAQKQVLTDLDGFYRVALPPGKYDLRVFYDVYQGRRITGVIVNKGKATRLDVALGADEGAVQEVVVEARADRRAEGALLQERRKAAAVSDAISAQEIARTPDSSAGDAVKRVVSATVVDGRYVLLRGLGGRYSTTLLNGALLPSPEPDEPSVPLDIFPTNLLANLNVVKSYTPDLPGTFGGGTLLIETNSYPSEFEFKPRISLGGDSVTTFRERNSQRQGGFGEALGFPSSSRQLPNAIPRDSQLGASGESSEVLAQQYRSFPNIWQARRTTALPNMGLGVSVGDTLRFGNSRLGYLASANYGHRDGVQEGTFARASRDETDTLYAFESANNTQGFETASLSGLGSVGFQLDRDNELTWFGLYTRGTDTRTHTATANNLVRTERYESTRLQFVSRQLFFNQLRGFHRLGLLGDAELDWQANVSRVDRDEPDTRDTLYSSNFNVPGALPTFPNQPNSGERFFAELGETSTGGTVNLTLPLSAVKLKAGGLAQVSFRDFNARRFRYILGNTPVDRTLPPEQLFAPENLGTGITVRDSTRADDAYDAYLGVFSGYVSADTQPLEALRLVGGLRLESSHQVLTLKDPFTGAADTENRADYANLLPALNAIYALTPTVNLRAGYSYTLARPTFRELAPFIYFDFVRRRNVSGNPDLEQTRIHNVDARVEWFAGENEVLAASAFYKRFVNPIERVINNPEAQDLTYRNAAGADTYGLELEARASLGRLTESLRDVRVGANLTLIQSEVDLGDNVVGAQTNRRRPLQGQSPYVINLNVGYQRPGSGTEFTVLYNVYGPRISEVGVQRLPDVYERPFHRLDISVAQQLGSAQLKLTAANLLNSSVTLRQDSVVVQSYKPGVAFSASLGWSL from the coding sequence ATGCGTGTCGCGTTCTCTACGCGCACCTCGGCAAGGAGTGTCGTGTTGTCTCGCACCGCCCCCTTGCGCGCCTTCCTGGCCGCGCTTGTCATGACAGCTACGCCTGTTTTCGCGCAGGCGCCCGGCGTTCCGGGCTCGGCTCCCGCTCCCGCGGTCGACCCCGTCACGCAACCGCTTCCTGAACCCGAGGAATCCCAACCGCCGTCCACGCAGCAGACGCCCGCCGCGACTGATCCGTCCACGCAGCAGCCCGCAGCGCCCACCGCGCAGCAGCCGGGCGTCGCGCCTGCTCCTACCGCGCAGCAGCCGGGCGTTGCGCCTGCGCCTACTGCGCAGCAGCCGGGCGTTGCTCCTGCTCCTACTGCGCAGCAGCCGGGCACGGAGACCGCGCCCACCGCGCAGCAGCCTGGCACCGAAACGGCGCCCACCGCGCAGCAGCCTGGCACCGAAACGGCGCCCACCGCGCAGCAGCCGGGTGCCACTCCCGCGCCGACGGCCGCGCAGCCCGGCACCGAGGCCGACCCGACCGCGCAGCAGCCCGCGGCGCCCGCCGACGCATCCATGGAAGACATGGGCGACGAGGCGATGCTGGCCGAGTCCGCCGTGCCGCCCCCGGGCTTCACCGGCATCCACGGCCGCGTGACGGACGAGGCCAACGGCGAGGGCCTCATCGAGGCCACCGTGAAGGTCGTCACCGGCGCGCAGAAGCAGGTGCTCACGGACCTGGACGGCTTCTACCGGGTGGCGCTGCCGCCCGGGAAGTACGACCTGCGCGTCTTCTATGACGTGTACCAGGGCCGCCGCATCACCGGCGTCATCGTGAACAAGGGCAAGGCCACCAGGCTGGACGTCGCGCTGGGCGCGGACGAAGGCGCGGTGCAGGAGGTCGTCGTCGAGGCCCGCGCGGACCGCCGGGCCGAGGGCGCGCTGCTCCAGGAGCGCAGGAAGGCCGCCGCCGTGTCGGACGCCATCAGCGCGCAGGAAATCGCGCGCACGCCGGACTCCAGCGCCGGCGACGCGGTGAAGCGCGTGGTGAGCGCCACGGTGGTGGACGGCCGCTACGTGCTGCTGCGCGGCCTGGGTGGCCGCTACAGCACCACGCTGCTCAACGGCGCGCTCCTGCCCAGCCCGGAGCCGGACGAGCCCAGCGTCCCGCTGGACATCTTCCCCACCAACCTGCTCGCCAACCTCAACGTGGTGAAGAGCTACACGCCGGACCTGCCCGGCACCTTCGGCGGCGGCACGCTGCTCATCGAGACCAACTCCTACCCCAGCGAGTTCGAGTTCAAGCCGCGCATCAGCCTGGGCGGCGACTCCGTGACGACGTTCCGCGAGCGCAACAGCCAGCGCCAGGGCGGCTTCGGCGAGGCGCTGGGCTTCCCCAGCAGCAGCCGCCAGCTCCCCAATGCGATTCCGCGCGACAGCCAGCTCGGCGCCTCCGGCGAGTCCAGCGAGGTGCTCGCGCAGCAGTACCGCAGCTTCCCCAACATCTGGCAGGCCCGCCGCACCACGGCGCTGCCCAACATGGGCCTGGGCGTGTCGGTGGGTGACACCCTGCGCTTCGGCAACAGCCGCCTGGGCTACCTGGCCAGCGCCAACTACGGCCACCGCGACGGCGTCCAGGAGGGCACCTTCGCCCGCGCCTCCCGCGACGAGACGGACACCCTCTACGCCTTCGAGTCGGCCAACAACACGCAGGGCTTCGAGACGGCCAGCCTCAGCGGCCTGGGCAGCGTGGGCTTCCAGTTGGACCGCGACAACGAGCTGACCTGGTTCGGCCTCTACACCCGCGGCACCGACACGCGCACGCACACGGCGACGGCCAACAACCTCGTCCGGACCGAGCGCTACGAGAGCACGCGGCTCCAGTTCGTCAGCCGCCAGCTCTTCTTCAACCAGCTCCGCGGCTTCCACCGCCTGGGGCTGCTGGGCGACGCGGAGCTGGACTGGCAGGCCAACGTGTCCCGCGTCGACCGTGACGAGCCGGACACCCGCGACACGCTCTACAGCAGCAACTTCAACGTCCCCGGCGCGCTCCCCACCTTCCCCAACCAGCCCAACAGCGGCGAGCGCTTCTTCGCCGAGCTGGGGGAGACGTCCACGGGCGGCACCGTCAACCTCACCCTGCCCCTGTCCGCCGTGAAGCTGAAGGCCGGTGGCCTGGCCCAGGTGTCCTTCCGCGACTTCAACGCGCGCCGCTTCCGCTACATCCTGGGCAACACGCCCGTGGACCGCACGCTCCCGCCCGAGCAGCTCTTCGCGCCGGAGAACCTGGGCACCGGTATCACCGTGCGCGACTCCACCCGCGCCGATGACGCGTATGACGCGTACCTGGGCGTCTTCTCCGGTTACGTCTCCGCGGACACCCAGCCCCTGGAGGCCCTGCGCCTGGTGGGCGGCCTGCGCCTGGAGTCCTCCCACCAGGTGCTGACGCTCAAGGACCCGTTCACCGGCGCCGCTGACACGGAGAACCGCGCCGACTACGCGAACCTGCTGCCGGCCCTCAACGCCATCTACGCGCTCACCCCCACGGTGAACCTGCGCGCCGGCTACAGCTACACGCTGGCGCGGCCCACCTTCCGCGAGCTGGCGCCCTTCATCTACTTCGACTTCGTGCGCCGCCGGAACGTGTCCGGCAACCCGGACCTGGAGCAGACGCGCATCCACAACGTGGACGCGCGCGTCGAGTGGTTCGCGGGTGAGAACGAGGTGCTGGCCGCCAGCGCCTTCTACAAGCGCTTCGTCAACCCCATCGAGCGCGTCATCAACAACCCGGAGGCGCAGGACCTCACCTACCGGAACGCCGCCGGCGCGGACACCTACGGCCTGGAGCTGGAGGCCCGCGCCTCCCTGGGGCGCCTCACCGAGTCCCTGCGTGACGTGCGCGTGGGCGCCAACCTCACGCTCATCCAGTCCGAGGTGGACCTGGGCGACAACGTCGTCGGCGCGCAGACGAACCGGCGCCGGCCGCTCCAGGGCCAGTCGCCCTACGTCATCAACCTCAACGTCGGCTACCAGCGGCCCGGAAGCGGCACCGAGTTCACCGTCCTCTACAACGTCTACGGCCCGCGCATCAGCGAGGTCGGCGTCCAGCGGCTCCCCGACGTCTACGAGCGCCCCTTCCACCGCCTGGACATCTCCGTGGCCCAGCAGCTCGGCTCCGCGCAGCTCAAGCTCACCGCGGCCAACCTGCTCAACTCCTCCGTCACGCTCCGCCAGGACTCGGTGGTCGTGCAGTCGTACAAGCCCGGCGTCGCCTTCAGCGCGTCGCTGGGCTGGTCCCTCTAA
- a CDS encoding ExbD/TolR family protein — MAFDLGGGGKGGIRPAMNVTPLVDVVLVLLIIFMVVTPLMTKQMWMTVPAKGDDKEAPPPPPDALPPVVLTVDRSGVLRINREEVPRDQVVARLQRMLNARPDKIVFFDASDDVPYGAAMDVLDLARGGDITIGVLPDKLAN; from the coding sequence ATGGCATTCGACCTCGGAGGCGGCGGCAAAGGCGGCATCCGCCCCGCGATGAACGTGACGCCCCTGGTGGACGTGGTGCTCGTCCTCCTCATCATCTTCATGGTCGTCACCCCGCTGATGACGAAGCAGATGTGGATGACGGTGCCCGCCAAGGGTGATGACAAGGAGGCCCCGCCGCCTCCTCCCGATGCACTGCCACCGGTGGTCCTCACGGTGGACAGGTCCGGCGTGCTGCGCATCAACCGGGAAGAGGTGCCCCGCGACCAGGTCGTGGCCCGGCTGCAGCGCATGCTCAACGCGCGCCCGGACAAGATTGTGTTCTTCGACGCCAGTGATGACGTGCCGTACGGCGCCGCCATGGATGTGCTGGACCTCGCGCGAGGCGGGGACATCACCATTGGCGTGCTGCCGGACAAGCTCGCGAATTGA
- a CDS encoding ExbD/TolR family protein: MSTPRRSLTPEMNVTPLVDVVLVLLIIFMVVTPQIESGAAVDLPTATNPDQENKELTPTTVSLSATGAFYLDRKELQRDALMAELKAVRAKDPDSPVVLKADRGVRYAEVRGLFKAMQELGFPGINLQVVDKKKN, translated from the coding sequence ATGTCCACCCCGCGTAGGAGCCTGACGCCGGAGATGAACGTGACGCCCCTGGTGGACGTCGTGCTCGTCCTCCTCATCATCTTCATGGTCGTCACGCCCCAGATTGAGTCCGGCGCCGCGGTGGACCTGCCCACCGCGACGAACCCGGACCAGGAGAACAAGGAGCTGACGCCCACCACGGTGAGCCTCTCCGCGACGGGCGCCTTCTACCTGGACCGCAAGGAGCTCCAGCGCGACGCGCTCATGGCCGAGCTGAAGGCCGTGCGCGCCAAGGACCCGGACTCGCCGGTGGTGCTCAAGGCGGACCGCGGCGTGCGCTACGCCGAGGTGCGCGGCCTCTTCAAGGCCATGCAGGAGCTGGGCTTCCCCGGCATCAACCTGCAGGTCGTCGACAAGAAGAAGAACTAG
- a CDS encoding MotA/TolQ/ExbB proton channel family protein — protein MNFNLRDIYNHMGVFALGIAWTLILFAVASLAVFFERLFVFFRSRSISKRFASRAGPLLTQHQHEALVQEAEATQGSHLAMLLGGGMKHFLNKSRAPAGKLGPVELTRRELVRINERVSADVRRGMSVLATVGSVAPFVGLLGTVVGIIEAFSGIAKEGSGGLGAVSAGIAEALVVTALGLLVAIPAVLMFNFLSTRADALQLSLDTARSEFMDYLEDLGPQKTAATHGAAVATGPELAARKESRDVHPA, from the coding sequence ATGAATTTCAATCTCAGGGACATCTACAACCACATGGGTGTGTTCGCGCTGGGTATCGCGTGGACGCTCATCCTCTTCGCCGTCGCGTCCCTCGCGGTGTTCTTCGAACGCCTCTTCGTCTTCTTCCGCTCGCGCTCCATCTCCAAGCGCTTCGCGTCCCGCGCCGGCCCCCTGCTCACCCAGCACCAGCACGAGGCGCTGGTGCAGGAGGCGGAGGCCACCCAGGGCAGCCACCTGGCCATGCTGCTGGGTGGTGGCATGAAGCACTTCCTCAACAAGTCCCGCGCGCCGGCCGGCAAGCTGGGCCCGGTGGAGCTCACCCGCCGTGAGCTGGTCCGCATCAACGAGCGCGTCAGCGCGGACGTGCGCCGCGGCATGTCCGTGCTGGCCACCGTCGGCTCGGTGGCGCCCTTCGTCGGTCTGCTCGGCACGGTGGTGGGCATCATCGAGGCCTTCTCCGGCATCGCCAAGGAGGGCTCGGGCGGCCTGGGCGCGGTGTCCGCCGGCATCGCCGAGGCGCTCGTCGTCACGGCGCTGGGGCTGCTCGTCGCCATCCCCGCGGTGCTGATGTTCAACTTCCTCTCCACCCGCGCCGACGCGCTCCAGCTCTCCCTGGACACCGCGCGGAGCGAGTTCATGGACTACCTGGAGGACCTGGGGCCCCAGAAGACGGCCGCCACCCACGGCGCCGCGGTGGCCACGGGGCCGGAGCTGGCCGCTCGCAAGGAGTCCCGCGATGTCCACCCCGCGTAG
- a CDS encoding energy transducer TonB → MFDTFDSGPDVHSARRFALSTTASVAVFALMGIAAVTAAGKVTEVIKEKKGMDVVFRPPPPPPPPPVVEVKPPPPPPPAPKPKLAPRPAPPAAAKAPPPAAPTVAPANIVVPKEVPLEKPPEAATEAVAAAPIAVGGTGALVPGGVVGGVPGGDTLAGGGGRAAPINLPESGTPPQPLSSNLTPEYPAEARSKGLEGMVILKGVVGVDGRVSQLRVMRGDEPFASAAMAAAKTWRFKPAIVAGQPTAVFRIFKVPFRLKS, encoded by the coding sequence ATGTTCGACACCTTCGACAGCGGCCCGGACGTCCACTCGGCGCGGCGGTTCGCGCTCTCCACCACGGCGTCCGTTGCCGTCTTCGCGCTGATGGGCATTGCCGCCGTCACCGCGGCCGGCAAGGTGACGGAAGTCATCAAGGAGAAGAAGGGCATGGACGTGGTGTTCCGTCCTCCGCCCCCGCCTCCTCCACCGCCGGTGGTTGAAGTCAAACCACCGCCTCCTCCGCCTCCGGCCCCCAAGCCGAAGCTCGCGCCCAGGCCCGCGCCGCCCGCGGCGGCGAAGGCACCGCCTCCGGCCGCGCCCACCGTGGCGCCCGCCAACATCGTCGTTCCCAAGGAAGTGCCGCTGGAGAAGCCGCCCGAGGCCGCGACGGAGGCGGTGGCCGCCGCGCCCATCGCCGTGGGCGGCACCGGCGCGCTCGTCCCGGGTGGCGTGGTGGGTGGCGTCCCCGGCGGTGACACGCTCGCGGGCGGTGGTGGCCGCGCCGCGCCCATCAACCTCCCGGAGTCCGGCACGCCGCCGCAGCCGCTGTCCTCCAACCTCACGCCCGAGTACCCCGCCGAGGCCCGCTCCAAGGGCCTGGAAGGCATGGTCATCCTCAAGGGCGTGGTGGGCGTGGACGGCCGCGTCAGTCAGCTCCGGGTGATGCGCGGCGACGAGCCCTTCGCCAGCGCCGCCATGGCCGCCGCGAAGACGTGGCGCTTCAAGCCCGCCATCGTCGCCGGTCAGCCCACCGCCGTGTTCCGCATCTTCAAGGTTCCGTTCCGTCTCAAGTCGTAG
- a CDS encoding glycosyltransferase family 87 protein, whose translation MLAVLAVAAVAVGQHPRRGVDFRVYLMAAERFWEASDIYRLSDGHMPFKYAPITAPLFLPFTLLPARAAVALWNLGSIAALVAVARLTLRATRPTRGAAPWAWAPVLTTLTLLPAFTLELFYGQVDAVILLLILLSAWGAERGQVWRPGAAFAVAFLLKPPAALVGLFFLWRRHWRVIGATAVVGLALTLPTFARYGWDGTLTQFQLWSDTLARTTPPWALQHNTQGLPTLLLALVYPPDTVVAPGDMSLAQALALILFVAAVVWARPGPAHLLAVCCLGVTLLSPLAWRANYVLAWPLLHAAVESRHRGNLALVALIALTGALVSDTVMGLEWSRQVLQWRPFPLVYTVLLIALLPQMRRLGAPRAAVDADAVSRLPRCSGGGLAP comes from the coding sequence GTGCTGGCCGTGCTGGCGGTGGCCGCCGTCGCCGTGGGCCAGCATCCCCGCAGAGGCGTGGACTTCCGCGTCTACCTCATGGCGGCGGAGCGCTTCTGGGAGGCCTCGGACATCTACCGCCTGTCCGACGGCCACATGCCGTTCAAGTACGCGCCCATCACCGCGCCGCTCTTCCTTCCCTTCACGCTGCTCCCCGCGCGCGCCGCCGTGGCCCTGTGGAACCTGGGCTCCATCGCCGCGCTGGTCGCCGTGGCCCGGCTCACCCTGCGCGCCACGCGTCCGACGCGAGGCGCCGCCCCCTGGGCCTGGGCGCCGGTCCTGACGACGCTGACCCTGCTGCCCGCCTTCACCCTGGAGCTGTTCTACGGGCAGGTGGACGCCGTCATCCTGCTGCTCATCCTCCTGTCCGCGTGGGGCGCCGAGCGCGGACAGGTGTGGCGTCCCGGCGCCGCCTTCGCCGTCGCCTTCCTGCTCAAGCCGCCCGCCGCCCTCGTCGGCCTCTTCTTCCTGTGGCGCCGGCACTGGCGCGTCATCGGCGCCACCGCGGTGGTGGGCCTGGCGCTCACCCTGCCCACCTTCGCCCGCTATGGCTGGGACGGCACGCTGACGCAGTTCCAGCTCTGGAGCGACACGCTGGCCCGCACCACGCCGCCCTGGGCGCTCCAGCACAACACGCAGGGCCTGCCCACCCTGCTGCTGGCGCTGGTGTACCCGCCCGACACCGTGGTGGCTCCCGGCGACATGTCGCTGGCGCAGGCCTTGGCGCTGATCCTCTTCGTCGCCGCCGTGGTGTGGGCAAGACCCGGGCCAGCGCACCTCCTCGCGGTGTGTTGCCTGGGTGTCACCCTGCTGTCACCGCTGGCGTGGCGCGCGAACTACGTCCTCGCCTGGCCGTTGCTCCACGCCGCGGTGGAGAGCCGCCACCGCGGCAACCTGGCGCTGGTGGCGCTCATCGCCCTCACGGGCGCGCTCGTCTCGGACACGGTGATGGGGCTGGAGTGGAGCCGCCAGGTGCTCCAGTGGCGTCCCTTCCCGCTCGTCTACACGGTGCTGCTCATCGCCCTGCTGCCGCAGATGCGCCGCCTGGGCGCACCGCGCGCGGCAGTGGACGCTGACGCCGTGTCACGCCTGCCACGTTGCTCGGGTGGCGGGCTCGCGCCGTGA
- a CDS encoding dihydrolipoyl dehydrogenase family protein, which produces MAEAFDVVVIGAGPAGEVAGARAAEAGLSVALVEHELLGGECSYWACIPSKALLRPGEVRSLAEHAVGVREKLQGGIDARAVLAHRDSMVSNYDDDSQVKWAEEAKLKVVRGTGKLTGPRKVRVESKDGTVRELEARKAVVLATGSRPRIPDIPGLKDAQPWDNRQGTAARSVPRRLVVLGGGAVAVELAQAWRSLGSEVTLVQRGKGLLSRAEPFAGEQVAQALRDAGARVLLGATVKGVQRPGGKGEVTVTLSNGEQVVADEILVAMGRIPRTEGVGLEAVGLEGGKPVEVDDQLRAKGVEGGWLYACGDVNGRNLLTHMGKYQARQVGDVIAGRQARAWADAKATPQVIFTHPQVASVGLTEAKAREAGLPVRTVEKNLQDVSGTALVGKGLTGTVKWVVDEQRRVLVGATFTGPEVGEMLHAATIAVAGEVPLDTLWHAVPSFPTMSEVWLKLLEAYGL; this is translated from the coding sequence ATGGCGGAAGCGTTCGACGTGGTGGTGATTGGGGCGGGGCCCGCGGGAGAGGTCGCCGGTGCGCGCGCGGCGGAGGCCGGGCTGTCCGTGGCGCTGGTGGAGCATGAGCTGCTCGGCGGCGAGTGCTCGTACTGGGCCTGCATCCCCAGCAAGGCCCTGCTGCGCCCGGGGGAGGTCCGGTCCCTGGCGGAGCATGCCGTGGGCGTGCGCGAGAAGCTGCAAGGCGGCATCGACGCGCGCGCGGTGCTGGCCCACCGGGATTCAATGGTCAGCAACTACGACGACGACTCCCAGGTGAAGTGGGCCGAGGAGGCGAAGCTGAAGGTGGTGCGGGGCACCGGCAAGCTCACCGGCCCGCGCAAGGTGCGCGTGGAGAGCAAGGACGGCACCGTGCGCGAGCTGGAAGCCCGCAAGGCCGTGGTGCTGGCCACCGGCAGCCGCCCGCGCATCCCGGACATCCCCGGGCTGAAGGACGCCCAGCCCTGGGACAACCGCCAGGGCACCGCGGCCAGGAGCGTGCCCAGGCGGCTGGTGGTGCTGGGCGGGGGCGCCGTGGCGGTGGAGCTGGCCCAGGCGTGGCGCTCGCTGGGCTCCGAGGTGACGCTGGTGCAGCGCGGGAAGGGCCTGCTGTCCCGCGCGGAGCCCTTCGCGGGCGAGCAGGTGGCCCAGGCGCTGCGGGACGCCGGCGCGCGCGTGCTGCTGGGGGCGACGGTGAAGGGCGTGCAGCGGCCTGGCGGCAAGGGCGAGGTGACGGTGACGCTGTCGAATGGCGAGCAGGTCGTCGCGGACGAAATCCTGGTGGCCATGGGCCGCATCCCCCGCACGGAGGGAGTCGGCCTGGAGGCGGTGGGGCTGGAAGGCGGCAAGCCCGTGGAGGTGGATGACCAGCTCCGCGCGAAGGGCGTGGAAGGCGGCTGGCTCTACGCCTGCGGCGACGTCAACGGCCGCAACCTCCTCACCCACATGGGCAAGTACCAGGCGCGCCAGGTGGGCGACGTCATCGCGGGCAGGCAGGCAAGGGCCTGGGCGGACGCGAAGGCCACCCCGCAAGTCATCTTCACCCACCCGCAGGTGGCCAGCGTGGGCCTGACGGAAGCCAAGGCGCGGGAAGCCGGGCTGCCGGTGCGCACGGTGGAGAAGAACCTCCAGGACGTGTCCGGCACCGCGCTGGTGGGCAAGGGCCTCACGGGCACCGTGAAGTGGGTGGTGGACGAGCAGCGCCGCGTCCTGGTGGGCGCCACCTTCACCGGGCCAGAGGTGGGAGAGATGCTTCATGCGGCCACCATCGCCGTGGCGGGCGAGGTGCCGCTCGACACGCTCTGGCACGCGGTGCCGTCGTTCCCCACCATGAGCGAGGTGTGGCTGAAGCTCCTGGAGGCATACGGCCTGTAG
- a CDS encoding ribosome-binding factor A: protein MSSSSNRRTPSSRHLRVQSHLSQEVSRTFRGELSDPRLEGVALASFELSPDGRLVRIGYTVTPEAAAGGLRPLQVALEGASGYLRSQLAEHLNLKRVPQLRFIYIGVAEPSPGAPEEGES, encoded by the coding sequence ATGTCCTCTTCCAGCAATCGCCGTACCCCGTCGTCGCGCCACCTGCGCGTGCAGTCCCATCTGTCCCAGGAAGTCTCCCGGACCTTCCGGGGTGAGCTGTCCGACCCGCGGCTGGAGGGCGTCGCGCTGGCGTCCTTCGAGCTGTCGCCGGATGGCCGCCTCGTCCGCATCGGCTACACCGTCACGCCCGAAGCCGCGGCGGGCGGCCTTCGGCCCCTGCAGGTGGCGCTCGAGGGCGCCAGCGGCTACCTGCGCTCACAGCTCGCGGAGCACCTGAACCTCAAGCGGGTGCCGCAGCTTCGCTTCATCTACATCGGCGTCGCGGAGCCCTCGCCCGGGGCGCCGGAGGAGGGCGAGTCATGA
- a CDS encoding RtcB family protein, which translates to MTLPRLLPAAPGGRPILVWARALPPGAEKQLRHLAAQPYVVEHVAAMPDLHVASGIAVGTVFATEHHVVPGALGGDLGCGVSAWRFPLTTGLPGRDVLERVLSRLAERIPVGDAVHRGRGLPLPDALASPPLSTGKLSHAWERLAPRHLGTLGGGNHFLELDRDAEGALWLLLHTGSRGVGAAIADHHVRVARALGEGSLPGLSTRTPEGAACVADTRWACRFALANREAIAARALDVLEEALGVAADAASRVDVHHNHVAQEEHGGRLLWVHRKGAVGLEAGQRGLIPGSMGTASYVVEGRGEPRAFRSCSHGAGRVLSRSEARARIRPAALEHLLRRVVYARERAATLVEEAPAAYRDITEVLEDEADLVRPLTRLTPLAVLKG; encoded by the coding sequence ATGACGCTGCCCCGCCTCCTCCCAGCCGCGCCGGGCGGCCGTCCCATCCTCGTCTGGGCGCGCGCGCTGCCTCCCGGCGCGGAGAAGCAGCTCCGTCACCTCGCCGCCCAGCCCTATGTCGTGGAGCACGTGGCCGCCATGCCGGACCTCCACGTCGCCTCCGGCATCGCCGTGGGCACCGTCTTCGCCACCGAGCACCACGTCGTGCCCGGGGCGCTGGGCGGGGACCTGGGCTGCGGCGTGAGCGCCTGGCGCTTCCCGCTCACCACGGGCCTCCCCGGCCGGGACGTGCTGGAGCGCGTGCTGTCCCGGCTGGCCGAGCGCATCCCCGTGGGCGACGCCGTCCACCGGGGCCGGGGGCTGCCCCTGCCCGACGCGCTGGCGTCACCGCCCCTGTCCACCGGAAAGCTGAGCCATGCCTGGGAGCGGCTGGCGCCCAGGCACCTGGGGACGCTCGGTGGCGGCAACCACTTCCTCGAACTGGACCGGGACGCGGAAGGGGCGCTCTGGTTGCTGTTGCACACCGGCTCGCGCGGCGTCGGCGCGGCCATCGCGGACCACCATGTGCGGGTGGCCCGGGCGCTCGGGGAAGGCAGCCTGCCGGGCCTGAGCACGCGCACCCCCGAGGGCGCGGCCTGTGTCGCTGACACGCGGTGGGCCTGCCGCTTCGCGCTCGCCAACCGGGAGGCCATCGCCGCCCGCGCGCTGGACGTCCTGGAGGAAGCCCTGGGCGTGGCCGCCGACGCCGCGTCCCGCGTGGACGTGCACCACAACCACGTCGCACAGGAGGAACACGGCGGCCGCCTGCTGTGGGTCCACCGCAAGGGCGCGGTGGGGCTCGAGGCCGGGCAGCGCGGGCTCATCCCCGGCTCCATGGGCACGGCGTCCTACGTGGTGGAGGGCCGGGGCGAGCCGCGCGCCTTCCGCTCCTGCTCACACGGGGCGGGCCGCGTCCTCTCGCGCTCGGAGGCGCGGGCGCGCATCCGCCCGGCGGCGCTGGAGCACCTGCTGCGCCGCGTGGTGTACGCGCGCGAACGCGCCGCCACGCTGGTGGAGGAGGCCCCCGCCGCCTACCGGGACATCACCGAGGTGCTGGAGGACGAGGCCGACCTCGTCCGCCCCTTGACGCGCCTCACGCCGCTCGCCGTCCTCAAGGGCTGA
- a CDS encoding non-proteolytic archaemetzincin-like protein, translating into MPQKTLLLVSVGSPPVSLLRDLQDPLAAHVGVAAVVSKTVLPTPAYAFNKDRGQYHCNAIMRRLTPMMEPGQFAVLGITDVDLFVPDSPFVFGEADRESKTAVMSLHRLAQGATSDTLRRRAQVEVVHQAGHLLGLSYCEDPRCVMFFAQTPQDCDRKQLSLCNLCRNELQKLNR; encoded by the coding sequence ATGCCGCAAAAGACACTCCTTCTGGTCTCCGTGGGTAGCCCGCCCGTTTCTCTGTTGAGGGACCTGCAGGACCCGCTGGCGGCGCACGTGGGTGTCGCGGCCGTGGTGTCGAAGACGGTGCTCCCGACGCCCGCCTACGCCTTCAACAAGGACCGCGGCCAGTACCACTGCAACGCCATCATGCGGCGGCTCACGCCCATGATGGAGCCCGGCCAGTTCGCGGTGCTGGGCATCACCGACGTGGACCTCTTCGTCCCGGACTCCCCCTTCGTCTTCGGGGAGGCGGACCGCGAGTCGAAGACGGCGGTGATGAGCCTCCACCGCCTGGCCCAGGGCGCCACCAGCGATACGCTGCGGCGCCGCGCGCAGGTGGAGGTGGTGCACCAGGCGGGGCACCTGCTCGGGTTGTCCTACTGCGAGGACCCGCGGTGCGTGATGTTCTTCGCGCAGACGCCGCAGGACTGCGACCGCAAGCAGCTCTCGCTCTGCAACCTCTGCCGCAACGAGCTCCAGAAGCTCAACCGCTGA